The following proteins are co-located in the Larus michahellis chromosome 9, bLarMic1.1, whole genome shotgun sequence genome:
- the MOSPD1 gene encoding motile sperm domain-containing protein 1 isoform X5, with protein MQQQKRQPELVEGNLPVFVFPTELIFYADDQSTHKQVLTLYNPYEFALKFKVLCTTPNKYAVVDATGSVKPQCCVDIVIRHRDVRASYYGVIDKFRLQVSEQSQRKALGKKEIIATLLPSAKEQQQQKEEEEKRIKEHLAESVFFEQTLCQPENRTASSGPSLLTVFLGIVCIAALMLPTLGEMESLVPLYLHLSVNQKLVAAYVLGLITMVILRT; from the exons ATGCAGCAACAAAAAAGACAGCCAGAGTTAGTGGAAGGAAAtcttcctgtttttgtttttcctacagAACTTATATTTTATGCAGATGACCAGTCAACACACAAGCAGGTGTTGACTCTATATAACCCCTATGAGTTTGCCTTAAAATTCAAAG TTCTTTGTACAACTCCAAATAAATATGCGGTGGTTGATGCTACTGGTTCTGTGAAGCCTCAGTGCTGTGTTGATAT TGTGATTCGTCACAGAGATGTTCGGGCTTCTTACTATGGCGTGATAGATAAATTCCGTCTACAAGTGTCTGAGCAGAGCCAGAGGAAAGCCTTAGGGAAAAAGGAGATTATTGCTACACTACTTCCATCTGcaaaggaacaacaacaacaaaaggaagaggaagaaaaacgaATAAAAGAACACCTGGCTGAAAGTGTCTTTTTTGAGCAGACTTTGTGTCAACCAG aaaacagaactgcCTCGTCGGGACCTAGTTTACTAACAGTCTTCCTAGGAATAGTGTGTATTGCAGCACTAATGCTACCTACATTGGGGGAAATGGAATCCCTGGTGCCTCTCTACCTCCACTTAAGTGTGAATCAAAAGTTAGTAGCTGCTTATGTTTTAG GTCTCATCACCATGGTTATTTTGAGAACATGA
- the LOC141748219 gene encoding P2R1A-PPP2R2A-interacting phosphatase regulator 1 isoform X1 — translation MSQEKMELDLELPAGSAAAPGDGGGLRRSNSAPLIHGLSDNSQVFQANVLRTRRNSTTVMNRHSLFVPSSPIRIPSSRLHQIKQEEGMNLMNRETVREREVQVAMQMSHSWEESLSLSDNDFEKSSSPKQVDFVPVSPAPSPTRGIGKQCFSPSLQSLVSSSGLPPSPSPSPTRRFSSRRSQSPINCIRPSVLGSIKRKGVTEMEDHPKRLFQGSTHMLTPEVSHQADLGGCLSSHALDDTRSSAGSSCDSPAEVGTSTDSPVSLSDSRSPFLPVDLTAKLPIN, via the exons ATGTCTCAGGAGAAAATGGAGCTGGACCTGGAGCTGCCGGCGGGGAGCGCCGCGGCGCCGGGCGACGGGGGCGGCCTGAGGCGATCGAACAGCGCCCCCCTCATCCACGGGCTCAG CGATAATTCACAGGTGTTCCAGGCTAACGTTTTGCGCACCCGTAGGAACAGCACCACAGTTATGAATCGTCATAGTCTG tttgtgcCATCATCTCCCATCCGCATTCCTAGCAGCCGTCTTCATCAAATCAAACAG GAAGAAGGAATGAATTTGATGAACAGAGAAACAGTACGTGAAAG aGAAGTGCAAGTAGCAATGCAGATGAGCCACTCATGGGAGGAGAGCTTGAGCCTG AGCGACaatgattttgaaaaatcatCATCACCAAAGCAAGTAGACTTTGTCCCAgtttctccagctccttcaccTACCAGAGGAATAGGGAAG CAATGTTTCTCACCATCTTTGCAAAGTTTGGTGAGTAGCAGTGGATTACCTCCAAGCCCCAGCCCAAGTCCAACACGGCGATTTTCGAG CAGGAGAAGCCAGAGTCCAATTAACTGCATTCGACCAAGTGTTCTTGgctcaataaaaagaaaag GTGTAACAGAGATGGAAGATCATCCAAAAAGGTTATTCCAAGGATCCACCCACATGCTTACCCCTGAAGTGTCACATCAGGCAGACCTTGGGGGATG TCTGTCGTCACACGCTCTTGATGACACCAGAAGCAGTGCAGGCTCTTCCTGTGACTCACCAGCTGAAGTCGGCACCAGCACAGACTCTCCAGTCTCACTTTCTGACTCCAGATCTCCTTTTTTACCAGTAGATCTTACGGCTAAGTTACCTATTAATTGA
- the LOC141748219 gene encoding P2R1A-PPP2R2A-interacting phosphatase regulator 1 isoform X2, producing the protein MSQEKMELDLELPAGSAAAPGDGGGLRRSNSAPLIHGLSDNSQVFQANVLRTRRNSTTVMNRHSLFVPSSPIRIPSSRLHQIKQEEGMNLMNRETVREREVQVAMQMSHSWEESLSLSDNDFEKSSSPKQVDFVPVSPAPSPTRGIGKQCFSPSLQSLVSSSGLPPSPSPSPTRRFSRRSQSPINCIRPSVLGSIKRKGVTEMEDHPKRLFQGSTHMLTPEVSHQADLGGCLSSHALDDTRSSAGSSCDSPAEVGTSTDSPVSLSDSRSPFLPVDLTAKLPIN; encoded by the exons ATGTCTCAGGAGAAAATGGAGCTGGACCTGGAGCTGCCGGCGGGGAGCGCCGCGGCGCCGGGCGACGGGGGCGGCCTGAGGCGATCGAACAGCGCCCCCCTCATCCACGGGCTCAG CGATAATTCACAGGTGTTCCAGGCTAACGTTTTGCGCACCCGTAGGAACAGCACCACAGTTATGAATCGTCATAGTCTG tttgtgcCATCATCTCCCATCCGCATTCCTAGCAGCCGTCTTCATCAAATCAAACAG GAAGAAGGAATGAATTTGATGAACAGAGAAACAGTACGTGAAAG aGAAGTGCAAGTAGCAATGCAGATGAGCCACTCATGGGAGGAGAGCTTGAGCCTG AGCGACaatgattttgaaaaatcatCATCACCAAAGCAAGTAGACTTTGTCCCAgtttctccagctccttcaccTACCAGAGGAATAGGGAAG CAATGTTTCTCACCATCTTTGCAAAGTTTGGTGAGTAGCAGTGGATTACCTCCAAGCCCCAGCCCAAGTCCAACACGGCGATTTTCGAG GAGAAGCCAGAGTCCAATTAACTGCATTCGACCAAGTGTTCTTGgctcaataaaaagaaaag GTGTAACAGAGATGGAAGATCATCCAAAAAGGTTATTCCAAGGATCCACCCACATGCTTACCCCTGAAGTGTCACATCAGGCAGACCTTGGGGGATG TCTGTCGTCACACGCTCTTGATGACACCAGAAGCAGTGCAGGCTCTTCCTGTGACTCACCAGCTGAAGTCGGCACCAGCACAGACTCTCCAGTCTCACTTTCTGACTCCAGATCTCCTTTTTTACCAGTAGATCTTACGGCTAAGTTACCTATTAATTGA
- the MOSPD1 gene encoding motile sperm domain-containing protein 1 isoform X1 has protein sequence MQQQKRQPELVEGNLPVFVFPTELIFYADDQSTHKQVLTLYNPYEFALKFKVLCTTPNKYAVVDATGSVKPQCCVDIVIRHRDVRASYYGVIDKFRLQVSEQSQRKALGKKEIIATLLPSAKEQQQQKEEEEKRIKEHLAESVFFEQTLCQPENRTASSGPSLLTVFLGIVCIAALMLPTLGEMESLVPLYLHLSVNQKLVAAYVLDLKSSHSKLTSPVPLPGRNEDLKERS, from the exons ATGCAGCAACAAAAAAGACAGCCAGAGTTAGTGGAAGGAAAtcttcctgtttttgtttttcctacagAACTTATATTTTATGCAGATGACCAGTCAACACACAAGCAGGTGTTGACTCTATATAACCCCTATGAGTTTGCCTTAAAATTCAAAG TTCTTTGTACAACTCCAAATAAATATGCGGTGGTTGATGCTACTGGTTCTGTGAAGCCTCAGTGCTGTGTTGATAT TGTGATTCGTCACAGAGATGTTCGGGCTTCTTACTATGGCGTGATAGATAAATTCCGTCTACAAGTGTCTGAGCAGAGCCAGAGGAAAGCCTTAGGGAAAAAGGAGATTATTGCTACACTACTTCCATCTGcaaaggaacaacaacaacaaaaggaagaggaagaaaaacgaATAAAAGAACACCTGGCTGAAAGTGTCTTTTTTGAGCAGACTTTGTGTCAACCAG aaaacagaactgcCTCGTCGGGACCTAGTTTACTAACAGTCTTCCTAGGAATAGTGTGTATTGCAGCACTAATGCTACCTACATTGGGGGAAATGGAATCCCTGGTGCCTCTCTACCTCCACTTAAGTGTGAATCAAAAGTTAGTAGCTGCTTATGTTTTAG ATTTGAAGAGCAGTCACTCTAAACTCACTTCTCCTGTCCCGCTACCTGGCAGAAATGAGGATTTAAAGGAAAGGAGCTAG
- the MOSPD1 gene encoding motile sperm domain-containing protein 1 isoform X3 encodes MQQQKRQPELVEGNLPVFVFPTELIFYADDQSTHKQVLTLYNPYEFALKFKVLCTTPNKYAVVDATGSVKPQCCVDIVIRHRDVRASYYGVIDKFRLQVSEQSQRKALGKKEIIATLLPSAKEQQQQKEEEEKRIKEHLAESVFFEQTLCQPENRTASSGPSLLTVFLGIVCIAALMLPTLGEMESLVPLYLHLSVNQKLVAAYVLDFDYIKTQSNTSTVEVHI; translated from the exons ATGCAGCAACAAAAAAGACAGCCAGAGTTAGTGGAAGGAAAtcttcctgtttttgtttttcctacagAACTTATATTTTATGCAGATGACCAGTCAACACACAAGCAGGTGTTGACTCTATATAACCCCTATGAGTTTGCCTTAAAATTCAAAG TTCTTTGTACAACTCCAAATAAATATGCGGTGGTTGATGCTACTGGTTCTGTGAAGCCTCAGTGCTGTGTTGATAT TGTGATTCGTCACAGAGATGTTCGGGCTTCTTACTATGGCGTGATAGATAAATTCCGTCTACAAGTGTCTGAGCAGAGCCAGAGGAAAGCCTTAGGGAAAAAGGAGATTATTGCTACACTACTTCCATCTGcaaaggaacaacaacaacaaaaggaagaggaagaaaaacgaATAAAAGAACACCTGGCTGAAAGTGTCTTTTTTGAGCAGACTTTGTGTCAACCAG aaaacagaactgcCTCGTCGGGACCTAGTTTACTAACAGTCTTCCTAGGAATAGTGTGTATTGCAGCACTAATGCTACCTACATTGGGGGAAATGGAATCCCTGGTGCCTCTCTACCTCCACTTAAGTGTGAATCAAAAGTTAGTAGCTGCTTATGTTTTAG attttGACTACATCAAAACTCAGAGCAATACTTCCACTGTTGAAGTGCATATATAA